The Myroides phaeus DNA segment GTTACAACACTTGGACACGAATTCTCTGGAATCGTAGAAGAGCTTGGTGAAGGTGTACACAATGTAAAAAAAGGAGATCGCGTAGTGATCGAGCCTATTTATAAAAACTTTGATAGCCCATTTGTAACTTCTGGAGAATACAACTTAGGAGAGCACTTAGGATTTATCGGATTAGCAGGAAATGGTGGTTTTGCTAAATATGTAGTTGTAGAAGACTATATGATTCACAAAATTCCAGATACAATGTCTTTCGAACAAGGAGCATTAGTAGAACCTGCAGCAGTAGCTGTGTATTCAGTATTACAAAGTGGATTAAAAGTAGGTCAATCAGTACTTGTATCAGGTGCAGGACCAATTGGATTATTATGTGCGCAAGCAGCTTTAGCAGCAGGTGCATCTAATGTAATCGTAACTGACGTTGCTGAAAAACGTTTAGAGAAAGCAAGAGAAATCGGAGCTACTCACGTATTCAACGCAATGGACAAAGACCTTCCTGCTAAAATCAAAGAATTAACTGATGGTTTAGGAGTAAACGTATTCTTAGACTGTGCTGGAGTACAAGCTTCTTACAACACTGGTATTGCTTCTACAAGAAATGGTGGTACTGCTGTATTAGTTGCTTTATTTGGTAAACCAGTACAACACGATGCTTTAGACCAAGTATTAAGAGAAATTACTGTAAAAGGTGTAATCGCATACAGAAACATCTTCCCTCAAGTTATCTCTTTAATTGACTCAGGTCGTATGGACGTTGAAAAACTTGTAACAAACAAAATTACTTTAGACGAGATTGTAACTAATGGATTTGAAGCCTTAGTAAATAATCCTTCAGAAGTTAAAATCTTAATTGATATCAATAAATAATACAAAAGGGCTAATCCAATTAAGATTAGCCCTTTTTTTATTTTACTTTTTTCATCACCTCACCCAGCATATGTCTTATCTCTTGAAACATAGCTTTGGTATCTGGTTCTACTAAATCTTCTGGTTTAAACTCCTCCGTTGCTATACTACAAGCATATTCCCAGATTTCAATTACATCATACGCCTTAATTTGATAAGGTTCATAAAACGTATTATCTGAATGTAACTCCAGTGTTTCTTCATCTATGCGATATACTCTTTTATATACTACCCCTTCATTAGCGGTAATAATAATATAAGTATGCCCATTTCTTATATCTTGTAAACGCTCTACATAACTACCAATGATAAACGAGCCCTCTTGATGTGGAGGCATTGAATCCCCTTCAATTGGAAACGCACGATACTTTCCTTCTCGTAAAAACGGTAGAGATATCTGCTCTAAGTTTTGAATAAACTCAGGGTCAGCATACCCCGTTAAATACCCTGCTCTTGCTTTATGCGGAATAATCTCAATAAAGTTATTCCCCGTTGGATCAACCATAATTGGCAACAAAATACGGTTGTCTTCCAACTTCAATAAATCTTGCATAGGTACTTTGCGCAAGTCAACTGAAATCATCAAGTCTACACTCACGTGAAAAAAACGAGAAATACGCAATAATACTTCCAAAGGTGGCTCTGAAGCACCCTCTTCATACTTTGAGTAACGCGCACGAGTAATCATCAACTCATCAGCTACTTTCTGCTGAGACATTGCTTTCTGCGCTCTTAAATAACGGATATTATCAGATAGTAAAGACATTTGCTATTATTTATAGCATCAAATATAATAAACTTTGCTAACATATATAGTAATTTCGTCTTATAATTTTTTAACTAATTGAGATGGAAAGGGCAATTGTACATTTAGATTTAGACAGTTTCTTTGTCTCTTGTGAGCGTTTACTAAACTCCTCCCTAAACAATATTCCTATTATCATAGGCGGTGGCGACAGAGGTGTTGTATCCAGTTGTTCTTACGAAGCACGTTATTTTGGTGTGCGTTCCGCTATGCCTATTCGAATGGCAATGCGATTATGTCCACAAGCAAAAGTCATCAAAGGAGATATGTCGTTGTACTCTAAACTTTCACATACAGTTACAGAAATTATAACCGAAAAAGCCCCTGTGGTAGAAAAAGCAAGTATAGACGAGTTTTACCTTGACCTAACGGGAATGGACAAGTTTTTCGGTACCTATCAATGGACAAATGAATTAGCAGACACGATTAAAAAAGAAACTGGCTTACCACTTAGTTACGCTTTATCTGTTAATAAAACAGTTTCTAAAATTGGTACAGGAGAGGCGAAACCATTGGGAGCTATTCAAATTCAACCTATAGAGGTACAACCTTTTCTCAATCCGCTTTCAATTCGCAAAATACCTATGCTGGGAGAAGTTACTTATAACACGCTTTCACGTATTGGTATACGCAATATCAAAACACTTTCAGAAATGCCAATACAGATACTACAACAGATGTTAGGCAAAAATGGTGTGGACTTGTGGAAAAAGGCAAATGGGATTGACTACACTATGGTTGAACCTTATAGAGAGCGTAAGTCTATCTCTACAGAACACACCTTTGAACAAGATTCTATTGATATTCCCCTACTCAAGTCCTTGCTGTTAGGGATGGTTGAGAAATTAGCTTTTCAACTGCGCTCTGAAGAATGGCTAACGTCTATTGTTACGGTTAAAATACGCTATGCTAATTTTGATACGGAAACAAAACAAATGAGAATTGCTTATACCTCAGCAGACCACACGCTTAATAAGTACATTATTGACTTGTTTGAAAAAGTATACCAACGAAGAATGCGACTCCGTTTAATTGGTATTCAATTCAGTGGATTAGTACGCGGTACCTATCAAATGAACCTGTTTGAAGATACACAAGAATTGATGGCGCTATATCAAGCAATGGACAGAATGAAAAAAAGGTATGGTATAAATGCTGTAACCCGTTGTACTGGCGCTTTTTTAAAGAAAGAAAGCGAATAGTTTACCTGTGATTAAACAAGCAACTATCTATCGCTTATTAATAGTTTACTGCTTTAAATAACCCATTTCACCTATTCAATAATTAGCAATTCAACTACCTAATATAAAACACATTTCCCTTAAACAATGTTTCTAAATTGTCATTCCTATTACAGCCTTCGCTATGGTACTATTCCCTTAGAGCAATTAGTCTCTTTAGGTAAACAACACCAAGTTTCTTGTTTAACCTTAACAGACATCAATACGTTTAATGGAGTGTACGACTTTATTCAGCTATGTAATAAAGCGAACATAAAACCATTGGTAGGTATTGAGTTTAGACAAGACAATGAGTTATGCTATATTGGCATAGCTAAGAATCAAAGCGGAATGGCTGAAATGAGTGAACTATTAACCACCCATAACGAACTTGCCACTCCCCTTTCTGTTATTGCTCCTGACTTTGAAAACACTATTGTTATATATCCACTATCAGCAGCGTTTACACAACTCAAGGAAAATGAATACATCGGAATAAAAGCCTCTCAACTCAATTTACTTTATCAACCAAAGTGGAGAGAATTGTTGTCTAAAATGGTAGTCTTACATCCTGTTACCCATCAAAACAATCAAGAATATGGACTCCATCAAATACTACGTGCGATTGATAGAAATACGCTTGTTTCTAAACTTGAACAACGCGATTGTGCACATCCTGATGAGATGATGATTAACGAACAGGTAGTACTTGATTTATTTAAAGACTACCCTGAAATAATTGCCAATACACAACAACTGATAGAACAATGCCAGTTCTCTTTCGAGTTTAGAAAGCCGAGAAATAAACGTTTCTATACTGATAATCAACAAACAGATATGGACTTACTGACTCGTTTGGCATATCAAGGAATGGAACGTATTTATGGACAAAATCACCCACAAGCAATGGCGCGGGTAGAAAAAGAACTAAAGGTAATTAATGATTTGGCTTTTTCTGGTTACTTCTTAATCACTTGGGATATTATACAGTACAGCAATGCTATGGGATTTATGCACATTGGTCGTGGTAGTGGAGCCAATAGCATTGTAGGCTACTGCCTTGGAATTACCAATGTATGTCCGTTAGAATTGGACTTGTACTTTGAGCGTTTTTTAAATGAGAATAGAAAGACACCTCCCGACTTTGACATTGATTGGTCGTGGAAAGATAGAGATACAATCCTCAAATATATATTCACAAAATATGGCAAAGGACACGTGGCTTTTTGTGGCGCTATGTCAACTTTTAAATACCGTTCTATAATACGAGAAATAGGTAAAGTTTACGGATTACCCAAAGAAGAATTGGATAGTCTAACCCGCAATTCGATGGAGCAACACGACCCTAATAGTATCGTTCAACTCATTCATCAATATGGACAAATGTTAGAAGGTTTTCCTAATCAGCGCACTATGCATCCGTGTGGTATCTTGATTTCAGAAGAACCTATGACAAACTATACCGCCTTAGATTATCCTCCTAAAGGTTTTCCTGTGGCACAATTTGATATGCACATTGCTGAAGATATTGGCTTTGACAAATTTGATATTCTTAGTCAACGAGGCATTGGCCATATTGAAGAAGCTGTTCAACTCATTAAAAAGAATAAAAACATTACAGTAGATATCCGGAATATCGCTCTATCGAAAGATGAAGTACAAACAAATGAATATTTACAGATAGGTAATACAGTTGGATGCTTTTATATTGAGAGCCCCGCTATGAGAGGTTTATTAAGACGTTTAAAATGTGACAACTACAAAATATTAGTAGCCGCATCATCTATTATACGTCCCGGTGTAGCCCAAAGTGGTATGATGCAGGAATACATCTTTCGCCATAACAATCCCGGACAATTTGAGTACTTCCACCAGGTATTTAAAGAACAATTAGGAGAGACTTACGGCATTATGGTTTACCAAGAAGACGTTATTAAAATAGCACTACACTACGGAGGCTTACACCCTGCTGATGGAGATATACTGCGTAGAGCAATGAGTGGAAAAAGCCGTTCTAAAGATGCTTTATCGGCTATCAAACAGCGTTTTTTTGAACATTGTGATGCAAAAGGACACGCACGTGGCTTAAGTGAGGAAATTTACAGGCAGATTGAATCCTTTGCAGGGTATTCTTTTTGCAAAGCACACTCAGCTTCTTATGCTATTGAAAGTTACCAAAGCTTGTATTTAAAAGTGTATTATCCTTTAGAGTTTATTACTGCAGTAATCAATAACCAAGGGGGGTTTTACAGAACAGAAGTTTATGTACACGAAGCAAAAATGGCTGGTGCTATTGTGCATCCCCCTTGTATCAACCAAAGTAATTGGGAAACTACTTTATACAACAATGATCTTTACTTAGGCCTTATGTTTATTCAAGGCGTGAATGCGGATTTAATCAAAGAAATAATAGAAGAGCGTACTGTAAATGGGAATTATATATCGCTTTCAGACTTTATACAGCGAGTGCCAATAGGGTTAGAAACCTTACAAAACCTAATATTTATAGGTGCATTTCAATGTATGGGAAAACAAAAAAATGAATTGTTAATTCAAGCGAGATTACTATTAGTGCGTTACAAACCAGATACCTCACCTACTTTGTTACAAGAGCCAATACAAGAATACACCTTTCCTACTTTAGAAAGGTCTGCTTTTGAAGATGCCTTTGACGAAATAGAATTACTTGGTTTTCCTGTTTCCTGTACTCCTTTTGACTTGCTAAAAACAAAATTTAGAGGAGATGTGATGGTATGTGATTTGCTAAAAAACCACAAACAAACAGTGCGAATGTTAGCTTATCTCATTGCGCGTAAACACGTTCCTACGGCAAGGGGAACAATGTATTTTGGAACTTGGATAGATGTTAATGGTCATTATTTTGACACTGTACACTTTCCAGATAGTTTAGAAGCTTATCCTTTTCAAGGAGGAGGCTGTTATTTGTTATTAGGAACCGTTGAAGTGGAATATCACTTTCCAAATGTACAAATTCAGAAAATAGCGAAGTTGCCTTTTATCGCTGACCCACGTTATCATTATAATGATGATCAAAACAAGACAACACAAAATAAAATCAAAGAAGATGTTAGTTTAACAAATCGCCCACCTTATCCAAAAGCGACTGAAATAAACTTACCTCGTTACAGAATGAAGTTTAATAAATAGTATTATACAATTTAATACAGTAGTCTCCTAAAAAATTATATACTTCATTTCATAATCCTTATTATAAAAAAAGCACCTCATCTGAGGTGCTTTCTAATATTACGAATTAATTAAACTTAAAGAGTCTTGTAATTCAGGTTTTTCCTGAACATATCCGCTAACCCATTGCTCTAATTGATCTAAATCATAAGGCAATAAATGGTTTATAGCTTTTTGAAGTTCTTTGTAAAACAGCTTAGGATCAAAGCTGACATTTTCAAGAACAGTTCTTGCGAAATCAAACATTAATCGTGTTTTCATATCTGTAACTTATTTCATATTACTTTAGTAAACATAATGATTTTACATTATAAAAATAGTTTATCCTTTAAATTTTAATACAACTTTAGCACTTCAATTTACTCTATTAATTATTCTATAATCAGATACAATAAAGTTTACTATTTAATCGTTTATATTCTTTCGTACCAATCTAAACATTTAGAAATAAGCATATTTTTTTTCCTTTCTTATACTCTTAACACCTTTCATAAACGACTATAAATATTGTTAAAATAACTTCATACAATAATTTTAAATCCGAATTAATTAGCCGTAATTTGAACTAAACATTAATACGTTTAGTGATATGAACTTTATGAAAAAAGTAGATTGGGCTCGTTTAGGAATTATTGCCTGCACGATTATCTTTTTAATTACAGCTGTTACATTTGAAATCTTTGAACTTCATACGTTACCAGCTCAGTTTTTTGGAACATTATTAGGAGTTGTAATAACAGCTATTATAACAGTATTGTTATTGCAAGGACAAACAAAAAGTGAAGAAAGACGCGAAAGACATCTAATGGTTTTTGAGAAAAAACAAGAAATCTTCTTTCAATTCTTAACGCAACTAAACACTATTTTACAGAAAGATAACTTGGCTGTTCACCTTAGCCCAGAAAAAACATTAGCAAAGGAAGTACACAATTTACAGGACTTACTATTTGAATTTGGCTTCTTACAAATGCACACATCAGCAGAAACTTTTGATAAAGTTCTTGGCTTAGTAGGGAATTTAATTGAAGAAAGTAACAAAATAAAAGCATTAGACTTTAAGTCTAAAGAAGCTTTGACACAATACTATTCTGTACTAACTAATGACTTTTTTGCTATAGTTTCTTTACTAAAAAGTGAACTTTACAGAGAATTACCTCCTCATATAGATAAACATAAAATAGATAGGATTATTAAATTGTCATTTTAAATCAATATATCTTCCTAAGAAAAAATAATAATTGAACCAATGAAAAGTTGGATAGAAAATATTATGTTTTCAAATTGCCTACACAATAAAACACTTCCTCTTTTGATGATTAAAAGGCTATTTTTATAAAAATTGTGCTTTTAATCTCCTTTTTTTAGTCATTTTATTTTAAAAAAAGTAAAAAACAATTCATTTTTATTCCTTTAAAAACATAGAATTAAAACAATATAAACAATTAATAATCAATAGCTTAATATAAGTAAATATATTTAAACTGGAGATTTCTTGTTTATTTTCAACTTTACTTACCCACAGCATATACAAGGCTTTATAAACAATTCTCTGACAATAGTCCGACTATCCTCCGAGAATACTGGCTTGAGAACTATTTTGTCGGACAATAGTCAGAGGACCCTCGAAGGAATCTCACACTATCTTCTAAAATTTATACATAAAAATTAAGAAAAAAAAACTCTATTACATCGTTTTAAACTACTCATATTATATTTCAGTTATAGACAAGATAAATTAGTCTACCCTATTTTTGAATCTATAAAAAACAGTATAAGGAAGCACAATTTTTTATGCTTATATTTGCTCTTAATAAGAATTACGTCTAATCAAAAAGTATATACATTTATGAAAACGACTGGGTGGATAGGATTAGGAAATATGGGAACTCCTATGGCTGCTAACCTTTTAAAGGCAGGATATAAAGTTAATATCTATTTAAGAGATCCAAGCAAGCGATCTCCTCTCCTTTCTAATGGAGCAAATGGAGTTGATGAGTTAAACAACTTTATTGAACAAACAGACGTTATTTTCTTAACATTGCCAAATGATAGTATTACCGAAGATACTTTTGAAAAGATACTTTCAACTAATATCAGCGGAAAAACCTTTATCAATAGCAGTACCATTTCACCAAGCCTTGCTCAAAAACTACATCATGCTGTCTCAGTAAAAGAAGGAGTTTATATTGATGCTCCTGTTTCTGGAAGTGTAAAACCTGCAATAGACGGTACCCTTTCTTTCCTTGTTGGTGGAGAGCAACAAGCATATACAGAGAATATTCCTTTTTTCGAAATAATGGGAAAACATCACTATTATTTAGGACAAGCAGGAAGCGGAAGTAAAGCTAAATTGGCAATTAACTATTATATGTCTGTGGTTGTACAAGGCTTAGCCGAAACAGTATTATTTGCAGAAGAAAATGGTATTTCACGTGAAATGATGACGGCTATAGTAAATGATGGTGCTTGTGGTTCTGGAATGAGTAAAATCAAAACAGCTCCTATTTTAAAAGATGAATACCCTGCTGCTTTTCCTTTGAAATTTATGCTTAAAGACTTGCGCTTAGCTCAAGCAGAAGGTTGGAATACAGACTTAATTAATGCGGCTGAAAAAATGTTTAACAAGGCAAGTGAACAAGGTCTTGCAGAACAAGATTTAATGGCAGTTATTAAAGCAATAAAAGAATAATTAAACTAAATATAATCCTTTAGGAAATGAATAATTTACAAGAAATCATAGAAAGAGCGTGGGAAGACCGTTCTTTATTACAAAATACAGATACACAAAATGCTATTCGCGAAGTAGTAGAATTAATCGATTCAGGTAAACTACGTGTAGCAGAACCAAAAGGTGATGATTGGCAAATCAACGAATGGGTAAAAAAAGCTGTTGTTCTTTATTTCCCTATTCAAAAAATGGAAACATTAGAAGCAGGTATTTTTGAATACCACGACAAAATGCCTTTAAAGAAAAACTATGCTGAAAAAGGTATTCGTGTTGTTCCTAACGCTGTTGCACGTCACGGAGCTTATATTTCTTCGGGTGTTATCTTAATGCCTTCATACGTTAATATCGGAGCTTATGTTGATGCAGGAACAATGGTTGATACTTGGGCAACTGTAGGTTCTTGTGCTCAAATTGGTAAAAATGTACACTTATCAGGTGGAGTTGGAATTGGTGGTGTATTAGAACCATTACAAGCAGCACCAGTTATTATTGAAGACAATGCTTTCATTGGTTCTCGTTGTATCGTAGTTGAAGGAGTACGTGTTGGAAAAGAAGCTGTTTTAGGAGCAAATGTTGTATTAACGGCATCTACTAAAATTATTGATGTAACAGGAGAAACTCCAGTTGAAATCAAAGGATATGTTCCTGAAAGATCTGTTGTTATCCCAGGTTCTTATACTAAAAAATTCCCTGCTGGAGAGTTTCAAGTTCCTTGTGCTTTAATCATTGGACAAAGAAAACCATCAACGGATTTAAAAACATCATTAAACGATGCGTTAAGAGAATATAACGTAGCTGTTTAATTTTAACTAAAACAATATTTTTGAAAACAGAGTATAATTACTCTGTTTTCTTTTATTATACACTAATTGTAATTGTATGAATAAGGTTTTATCTCAAAATCTACTTGTTTTTACTAAAAGATTTTTCTTAATCTTCCTATTTTACCAACTTTGTAGAATAGGTTTCTATTTCTATAACGCACATCTTTTGGATCCTTGGAATTTTAAAATTTTTATGGGAGGAATTAGATTTGACTTAGCAGCTCTTGGCTTCATCAATATGCCTTTTGCTTTGTTACATTTAATTCCTGGTAAATTTCAAAATAACAAAGCCTATCAGAAAATCTTATTTTATGGTTTTTTCTTAGTAAACATATTTATACTATGTTTAAATTTTGTTGACTATGAATATTTTAAATTTATTGGTAGAAGAAGTTCTTATTCGTTTATAACAGCCTCTGGGATGGAACAGGAACTACCTGGACTATTAAAAAATTTCATTGTTGAATTTTGGTGGATTCCTTTATTCATACTATTTACAATCCTTTCTTTTTATTTTATTTATAAAAAAATAAAATACCAAGTTCATTATAGTAGCTTTAATGTTATAGGTTTAATCACAGCATTAGTTGTAACAGGTATTATGCTTGTAATGGGGAGAGGTGGTTTACAACCTAAACCTATTCGCTTAGTTGATGCTTCGCAATATGGAGGATTGAAAAACACAGCATTGGTACTAAATACCCCTTTTTCTGTTTTAAAAACAATGGGGAAAAGTGAAAACTTAGAGGAAGTAAACTTTTATTCTGAAGAAGAATTAAATAATATTTTTAATCCTATTCAAGAATTTAAATATGACAGCATCAACAAAAAGAACGTTGTTTTACTAATTGTAGAAAGTTTTGGTAGAGAAACTATGCATAGAGGATTAACTCCTTTTATGGATTCATTAGCTCTTAATAGTCATTTTTTTGAAAATGGTTTTGCTAATGGTAAAGTTTCTATTGACGCTGTACCATCATCTATTTCAAGCATCCCAAGTTTAATGAATAGAACATTCATTACCTCGAGTTATGCTTTAAATGATGTTCACGCTTTACCAAAAATATTAAATGAACAGGGATACTATACAGCATTCTTTCACGGTGCTTTTAATGGTTCTCAAAACTTTGACCAATATGCTAATGTAGCAGGTTTTAAAGATTATTTCGGGAAGAATGAATATGAAGGTCCTGAAGCATTTGATGGCTCTTGGGGAATATTTGATGAAGAGTTTTTACAGTTTTTTGCTAAAAAACTTGACGGTATTGAACAACCGTTCTTCACAACTCTCTTTACTATCTCTTCTCACAATCCTTATACTATTCCAGAAAAATACAAAGGTAAATTTCCTAAAGGTGAAGCTAATATACACGAATCTATTGCTTATGCGGATTATTCATTGAAACAATTCTTTGAGACCGCAAAAACAAAAGATTGGTATAACAATACTATTTTCATCATCACTGCAGACCATACATCTTCAGAACCACAAGAAGATATTTGGAAAAGT contains these protein-coding regions:
- a CDS encoding 2,3-butanediol dehydrogenase; amino-acid sequence: MSTMKAARWYAAKDIRVEQTEVPTPKKGQVKIAVQYAGICGSDLHEYVHGPQLIPVDQPYPLNGHQGVTTLGHEFSGIVEELGEGVHNVKKGDRVVIEPIYKNFDSPFVTSGEYNLGEHLGFIGLAGNGGFAKYVVVEDYMIHKIPDTMSFEQGALVEPAAVAVYSVLQSGLKVGQSVLVSGAGPIGLLCAQAALAAGASNVIVTDVAEKRLEKAREIGATHVFNAMDKDLPAKIKELTDGLGVNVFLDCAGVQASYNTGIASTRNGGTAVLVALFGKPVQHDALDQVLREITVKGVIAYRNIFPQVISLIDSGRMDVEKLVTNKITLDEIVTNGFEALVNNPSEVKILIDINK
- a CDS encoding XRE family transcriptional regulator — protein: MSLLSDNIRYLRAQKAMSQQKVADELMITRARYSKYEEGASEPPLEVLLRISRFFHVSVDLMISVDLRKVPMQDLLKLEDNRILLPIMVDPTGNNFIEIIPHKARAGYLTGYADPEFIQNLEQISLPFLREGKYRAFPIEGDSMPPHQEGSFIIGSYVERLQDIRNGHTYIIITANEGVVYKRVYRIDEETLELHSDNTFYEPYQIKAYDVIEIWEYACSIATEEFKPEDLVEPDTKAMFQEIRHMLGEVMKKVK
- the dinB gene encoding DNA polymerase IV; amino-acid sequence: MERAIVHLDLDSFFVSCERLLNSSLNNIPIIIGGGDRGVVSSCSYEARYFGVRSAMPIRMAMRLCPQAKVIKGDMSLYSKLSHTVTEIITEKAPVVEKASIDEFYLDLTGMDKFFGTYQWTNELADTIKKETGLPLSYALSVNKTVSKIGTGEAKPLGAIQIQPIEVQPFLNPLSIRKIPMLGEVTYNTLSRIGIRNIKTLSEMPIQILQQMLGKNGVDLWKKANGIDYTMVEPYRERKSISTEHTFEQDSIDIPLLKSLLLGMVEKLAFQLRSEEWLTSIVTVKIRYANFDTETKQMRIAYTSADHTLNKYIIDLFEKVYQRRMRLRLIGIQFSGLVRGTYQMNLFEDTQELMALYQAMDRMKKRYGINAVTRCTGAFLKKESE
- a CDS encoding DNA polymerase III subunit alpha, yielding MFLNCHSYYSLRYGTIPLEQLVSLGKQHQVSCLTLTDINTFNGVYDFIQLCNKANIKPLVGIEFRQDNELCYIGIAKNQSGMAEMSELLTTHNELATPLSVIAPDFENTIVIYPLSAAFTQLKENEYIGIKASQLNLLYQPKWRELLSKMVVLHPVTHQNNQEYGLHQILRAIDRNTLVSKLEQRDCAHPDEMMINEQVVLDLFKDYPEIIANTQQLIEQCQFSFEFRKPRNKRFYTDNQQTDMDLLTRLAYQGMERIYGQNHPQAMARVEKELKVINDLAFSGYFLITWDIIQYSNAMGFMHIGRGSGANSIVGYCLGITNVCPLELDLYFERFLNENRKTPPDFDIDWSWKDRDTILKYIFTKYGKGHVAFCGAMSTFKYRSIIREIGKVYGLPKEELDSLTRNSMEQHDPNSIVQLIHQYGQMLEGFPNQRTMHPCGILISEEPMTNYTALDYPPKGFPVAQFDMHIAEDIGFDKFDILSQRGIGHIEEAVQLIKKNKNITVDIRNIALSKDEVQTNEYLQIGNTVGCFYIESPAMRGLLRRLKCDNYKILVAASSIIRPGVAQSGMMQEYIFRHNNPGQFEYFHQVFKEQLGETYGIMVYQEDVIKIALHYGGLHPADGDILRRAMSGKSRSKDALSAIKQRFFEHCDAKGHARGLSEEIYRQIESFAGYSFCKAHSASYAIESYQSLYLKVYYPLEFITAVINNQGGFYRTEVYVHEAKMAGAIVHPPCINQSNWETTLYNNDLYLGLMFIQGVNADLIKEIIEERTVNGNYISLSDFIQRVPIGLETLQNLIFIGAFQCMGKQKNELLIQARLLLVRYKPDTSPTLLQEPIQEYTFPTLERSAFEDAFDEIELLGFPVSCTPFDLLKTKFRGDVMVCDLLKNHKQTVRMLAYLIARKHVPTARGTMYFGTWIDVNGHYFDTVHFPDSLEAYPFQGGGCYLLLGTVEVEYHFPNVQIQKIAKLPFIADPRYHYNDDQNKTTQNKIKEDVSLTNRPPYPKATEINLPRYRMKFNK
- a CDS encoding NAD(P)-dependent oxidoreductase — its product is MKTTGWIGLGNMGTPMAANLLKAGYKVNIYLRDPSKRSPLLSNGANGVDELNNFIEQTDVIFLTLPNDSITEDTFEKILSTNISGKTFINSSTISPSLAQKLHHAVSVKEGVYIDAPVSGSVKPAIDGTLSFLVGGEQQAYTENIPFFEIMGKHHYYLGQAGSGSKAKLAINYYMSVVVQGLAETVLFAEENGISREMMTAIVNDGACGSGMSKIKTAPILKDEYPAAFPLKFMLKDLRLAQAEGWNTDLINAAEKMFNKASEQGLAEQDLMAVIKAIKE
- a CDS encoding 2,3,4,5-tetrahydropyridine-2,6-dicarboxylate N-succinyltransferase, with translation MNNLQEIIERAWEDRSLLQNTDTQNAIREVVELIDSGKLRVAEPKGDDWQINEWVKKAVVLYFPIQKMETLEAGIFEYHDKMPLKKNYAEKGIRVVPNAVARHGAYISSGVILMPSYVNIGAYVDAGTMVDTWATVGSCAQIGKNVHLSGGVGIGGVLEPLQAAPVIIEDNAFIGSRCIVVEGVRVGKEAVLGANVVLTASTKIIDVTGETPVEIKGYVPERSVVIPGSYTKKFPAGEFQVPCALIIGQRKPSTDLKTSLNDALREYNVAV
- a CDS encoding LTA synthase family protein, giving the protein MNKVLSQNLLVFTKRFFLIFLFYQLCRIGFYFYNAHLLDPWNFKIFMGGIRFDLAALGFINMPFALLHLIPGKFQNNKAYQKILFYGFFLVNIFILCLNFVDYEYFKFIGRRSSYSFITASGMEQELPGLLKNFIVEFWWIPLFILFTILSFYFIYKKIKYQVHYSSFNVIGLITALVVTGIMLVMGRGGLQPKPIRLVDASQYGGLKNTALVLNTPFSVLKTMGKSENLEEVNFYSEEELNNIFNPIQEFKYDSINKKNVVLLIVESFGRETMHRGLTPFMDSLALNSHFFENGFANGKVSIDAVPSSISSIPSLMNRTFITSSYALNDVHALPKILNEQGYYTAFFHGAFNGSQNFDQYANVAGFKDYFGKNEYEGPEAFDGSWGIFDEEFLQFFAKKLDGIEQPFFTTLFTISSHNPYTIPEKYKGKFPKGEANIHESIAYADYSLKQFFETAKTKDWYNNTIFIITADHTSSEPQEDIWKSNVGMFRIPILFFAPGDETIPVEKVEKSFQQIDILPSLMDYLQINTKIVSYGKSFKSDKDFVVNYLNNIYNYEKGDYYLAFDGKKSLGLYNWKLDPTLQKNLIDQEPDKLVEMETFLKAYIQSFNHRVKNNMLIIK